The following are encoded together in the Thermomonas brevis genome:
- a CDS encoding N-acetylmuramoyl-L-alanine amidase: MLLAALCWNLANASEIRQLRIETGATGTRAELQLDKAGAYKLIPLSNPERLAVDFPDSQLARGLAMPAAAGMVKAVRTGQPVPGTVRVVFDLAGAVKAIPTTIETAGTGYTLVLEWPGDRAPRMTAAVPSVPAKQEAAKPESASALPPASDPIAQIASQPMPAVAGTDASTRSPAPAPSPASDTLQPAPLPPPPRLPMQSGMRPLVVAIDAGHGGQDPGAHGLNGTREKDVTLAIARELARQINATPGLKAYLTRDSDVFIPLNLRARRASANKADIFLSIHADAAENRGARGSSVYVLSTRGASSQRARWLADKENAADVIGGERVRAADNTLTSVLLDLTQSGNMKASEDAAEHVLGGLKRVGNNHKPDVERANFAVLRTSDKMPAMLVETAFISNPDEEKRLTDPAFQRTLASAILDGVDRYFARQPPPGTLYAARAQANQSAQVTQAPAGMTGIGGAGGSP, from the coding sequence ATGCTGCTGGCGGCGCTTTGCTGGAATCTGGCGAATGCCTCGGAAATCAGGCAGTTGCGCATCGAAACCGGGGCCACCGGCACGCGCGCCGAACTGCAGCTCGACAAGGCCGGCGCCTACAAGCTGATCCCGCTCTCCAACCCGGAGCGGCTGGCGGTGGACTTCCCCGACAGCCAGCTGGCGCGCGGCCTGGCGATGCCCGCGGCCGCCGGCATGGTGAAGGCGGTGCGCACCGGCCAGCCGGTGCCGGGCACGGTGCGGGTGGTGTTCGACCTGGCCGGCGCGGTGAAGGCGATCCCCACCACCATCGAAACCGCCGGCACCGGCTACACGCTGGTGCTGGAATGGCCCGGCGACCGTGCGCCGAGGATGACGGCGGCAGTGCCGTCCGTGCCGGCGAAGCAGGAGGCCGCGAAGCCGGAATCCGCCTCCGCGCTTCCGCCCGCGTCCGATCCCATCGCGCAGATCGCCAGCCAGCCGATGCCCGCGGTGGCCGGCACCGATGCGTCCACGCGCTCGCCTGCACCCGCGCCGTCGCCTGCGTCCGATACGCTTCAGCCCGCGCCGCTTCCACCGCCGCCCCGGCTGCCGATGCAGTCCGGCATGCGCCCGCTGGTGGTGGCGATCGACGCCGGCCACGGCGGGCAGGACCCGGGCGCGCACGGCCTGAACGGCACGCGCGAGAAGGACGTCACGCTCGCCATCGCCCGCGAACTGGCGCGGCAGATCAATGCCACGCCGGGATTGAAGGCCTACCTGACCCGCGACAGCGACGTGTTCATCCCGCTCAACCTGCGCGCCCGCCGCGCCAGCGCCAACAAGGCCGACATCTTCCTGTCGATCCACGCCGACGCCGCCGAGAACCGCGGCGCGCGCGGCTCGTCGGTGTACGTGCTTTCGACCCGCGGCGCCTCCTCGCAGCGCGCGCGCTGGCTGGCGGACAAGGAAAACGCGGCCGACGTGATCGGTGGCGAGCGCGTCCGCGCCGCCGACAACACCCTCACCTCGGTGCTGCTCGACCTCACCCAGAGCGGCAACATGAAGGCGTCGGAAGACGCCGCCGAGCACGTGCTGGGCGGCCTCAAGCGGGTCGGCAACAACCACAAGCCGGACGTGGAGCGCGCCAACTTCGCGGTGCTGCGCACCTCCGACAAGATGCCGGCGATGCTGGTGGAGACCGCCTTCATCTCCAATCCCGACGAAGAGAAGCGGCTGACCGACCCGGCGTTCCAGCGCACGTTGGCGAGCGCGATCCTAGACGGCGTCGACCGCTACTTCGCCCGCCAGCCGCCGCCCGGCACGCTGTACGCCGCGCGCGCGCAGGCCAACCAGTCCGCGCAGGTCACGCAGGCGCCCGCCGGCATGACGGGCATCGGCGGCGCGGGCGGCAGTCCGTAA
- the tsaE gene encoding tRNA (adenosine(37)-N6)-threonylcarbamoyltransferase complex ATPase subunit type 1 TsaE, with protein sequence MSDLLLSDAAATEALGARLAQTLPERAVVHLHGDLGAGKSTLARALLRALGVTGTIRSPTYTLVEQYLLPAGGLALHLDLYRIGNPGELEFLGLDPAEARLWLVEWPERGQGALPPADLDIELAVDGDGRCCVLRPQTAAGRAWAEALRTG encoded by the coding sequence ATGTCCGATCTCCTCCTTTCCGACGCCGCCGCCACCGAAGCGCTGGGCGCGCGGCTGGCGCAGACCCTGCCCGAGCGCGCCGTTGTCCACCTGCACGGCGACCTCGGCGCCGGCAAATCCACCTTGGCGCGCGCGCTGCTGCGCGCGCTGGGCGTGACCGGCACCATCCGCAGCCCCACCTACACCCTGGTCGAGCAGTACCTGCTGCCCGCCGGCGGGCTGGCCCTGCACCTGGACCTGTACCGCATCGGCAATCCGGGCGAACTGGAGTTCCTCGGGCTGGATCCGGCCGAGGCCCGGCTGTGGCTGGTGGAATGGCCGGAGCGCGGACAGGGCGCGTTGCCGCCGGCCGATCTGGACATCGAACTGGCGGTGGACGGCGACGGCCGCTGCTGCGTCCTGCGCCCGCAAACGGCGGCGGGACGGGCCTGGGCGGAGGCGCTGCGAACCGGTTGA
- a CDS encoding NAD(P)H-hydrate dehydratase — MHAPLPLFDPAALRMLEARGTAHCDGDAFALMARAGQAAWRCALKHWPQAMRIAVVCGPGNNGGDGYVLARHAREAGRDVRVLRLAKPASALAQRACADYLAIGGVIDDTLGDCNLIVDALFGIGLSRAPDADAAALIAAVNAHRAPVLALDVPSGIDANSGSAPGAAVDADCTLQFLARHRGLRTGAALDRCGELELATLELPATVFDGIAPAALAYRADALPVLFPLRPRDSHKGRNGHVLCIGGDAGSGGAILLAAQAALRSGAGLVSVATRAAHVPALLARCPEAMVHAVEGTAELAPLLERVDVVAIGPGLGQGEWGRAMFDAALACGKPRVLDADALNLLAASGASLRAGDIVTPHPGEAARLLGCATAEVQRDRFAAAAALHARLGCAVVLKGAGSIVQSEDAAPAVICAGNPGMGTGGMGDLLTGVVVSLRGQGFDAHDAAVVGALLHAAAGDAAAREDGERGLLPSDLLPWLRRLANPVRR, encoded by the coding sequence ATGCACGCTCCACTGCCGCTGTTCGATCCCGCCGCGCTGCGCATGCTGGAAGCGCGCGGCACCGCGCATTGCGACGGCGACGCGTTCGCGCTGATGGCCCGCGCCGGGCAGGCGGCGTGGCGCTGCGCGCTGAAGCACTGGCCGCAGGCGATGCGGATCGCGGTGGTGTGCGGGCCGGGCAACAACGGCGGCGACGGCTACGTGCTGGCGCGGCATGCGCGCGAGGCCGGGCGCGACGTGCGCGTGCTGCGCCTGGCAAAACCCGCGAGCGCGCTAGCGCAGCGCGCCTGTGCGGACTATCTGGCCATCGGCGGCGTGATCGATGACACGCTGGGCGATTGCAACCTGATCGTCGACGCGCTGTTCGGCATCGGCCTGTCGCGTGCGCCGGACGCGGACGCCGCCGCGCTGATCGCCGCCGTCAACGCGCACCGCGCGCCGGTGCTGGCGCTGGACGTGCCCAGCGGTATCGACGCGAACAGCGGCAGTGCGCCGGGCGCGGCGGTGGATGCCGACTGCACGCTGCAATTCCTCGCCCGCCATCGCGGGCTGCGCACCGGCGCGGCGCTGGACCGCTGCGGTGAACTGGAGCTGGCGACGCTGGAGCTTCCCGCAACCGTGTTCGACGGCATCGCGCCGGCCGCGCTGGCCTATCGCGCCGATGCCTTGCCCGTGCTCTTCCCGCTGCGTCCGCGCGACAGCCACAAGGGTCGCAACGGCCACGTGTTGTGCATCGGCGGTGATGCCGGCAGCGGCGGCGCGATCCTGCTGGCCGCGCAGGCGGCGCTGCGCAGCGGCGCGGGACTGGTCAGCGTGGCGACCCGCGCGGCGCACGTGCCGGCGCTGCTGGCGCGCTGCCCGGAGGCGATGGTGCATGCGGTCGAGGGCACGGCGGAACTTGCGCCACTACTGGAGCGCGTGGATGTCGTCGCGATCGGGCCCGGACTGGGTCAGGGCGAATGGGGTCGCGCGATGTTCGATGCCGCGCTGGCCTGCGGCAAACCGCGTGTGCTGGATGCCGACGCGCTCAACCTGCTGGCCGCCTCCGGTGCGTCGCTGCGCGCCGGCGACATTGTGACGCCGCATCCGGGCGAGGCCGCGCGCCTGCTCGGCTGCGCCACCGCCGAGGTGCAGCGCGACCGCTTCGCCGCCGCCGCCGCGCTGCATGCGCGGCTAGGCTGCGCGGTGGTGCTGAAGGGCGCGGGCAGCATCGTGCAATCCGAGGACGCCGCGCCGGCGGTGATCTGCGCCGGCAATCCCGGCATGGGCACCGGCGGCATGGGCGACCTGCTGACCGGCGTGGTCGTGTCGCTGCGCGGGCAGGGCTTCGACGCCCATGACGCGGCGGTGGTCGGTGCGCTGCTGCACGCGGCGGCCGGCGACGCCGCCGCGCGCGAGGACGGCGAGCGCGGCCTGCTGCCCTCCGACCTGCTGCCGTGGCTGCGCAGGCTGGCCAATCCGGTGCGACGATAG